aagttattttttattactaACAAGCTGGATGGCCCGCGCAATTACGCGGCTAGTATCCATACAaaactatctttttttttaacatatgaGTGtacttaaaatttcttaaataggTATCTCGTTATCTTAGGACTTTTAAAGACTGAACCTTATCATCTtcatgtttctaattttattatttttaaaagtcacGTCAGTCGCTACTTCTTACTTCTTTCTTTGTCAcccctttatttttttactcGATCTACTACGGCTTCTATTCATCTCCTTGGAACTTTAAGATTAGACCTTATAAATTTTGGAGTTAATTATCTAGTTGgctttcatttttataattgttagaagtctcgtcaaacgCTGCCACTTTACTCCTCTACGTCCCGTCCGCTGCCTCATCTATTTATTGTCAttaggattttaaaaatcgaacataattatcgtcaGCGGCATTGCCATTATATTCCTCTACGGTCTACCCGATGCTtttccttttaatcatcattgAGATATTAAAAATTAAACGTGATTATGAttgtggtttatttttttattttctagaagtcccaccaacCACCGTGATTGTGCTGCTTAACATGCTGCCCGTCAtctctccttttaatcgtcattgggattctatttaGGGTTTTGTTTATAGCTTTACGCTTGCTGCCTtccctctttattatcattgagattttaaaaattgaacgtGATTATTATTGCTGTTtatatttttactttctagaagtgcTGCCAATCATTGTGATCGTGTTGTTTTAACTACGTTTCCGTCGTCCATCCTCTTAATCGTCGTTGGGATTCTATTTGGGGctttgtttatatttttttaatgccCCATTAACCGTTGTCACCCTACTCCTTTACGGCTCTATTGCTTCTctcctttttattatcatttGTCATCGTTGTGCTTCTAGAtagattgtgttttttttaatatttcatattttttattccgttattatgttatttataaattgtatttctacttgaactcctataattatttttatattttcggagtttaatttattttttattccaaattttaagtTAACTCGTATTGTGTTCTAGATGGTATTTTCGTTcgatatttcttattttttattccaaattttagttattataaaattgtattcctatatgaactcttattttttcttctttttttatttcagaatttagtttttttattctgaaatttaattaatcttatattcgattctatatggactcttctttcaatattgcttattttttattccgaatttgaATTACtcttaaattgtatttctacataAACTCTCGTTTatattttctaatttcagaattttttttatttttattctgaattttaattaatctatgtatggactttttttttcaatattccttattttttaattccgaatttcaattatttttaaattgtattcctacttggacttttctttttttttctaattttggattttattttatttttattctaaattttgattaatcttgtattgggttcctatatggactactctttcaatattgcttatttttaattccgaatctcaactatttttagattgtatttctatttgaactctttttttctttttctccgattaatgtgggaatttctaacccccacagcgaacgtggtgacTTCTTTCAAgcctgttttaataatataatagatagatagatagatagataagcGTTATGGTTTACAGTTAGTTATAGGTAGAACGATTGATTTGGCTGCTGTTCCGTTCATCTGCAGTCGTCGTTGTCATCGGTCTGATCATCTTATAGTACGCGACAAAAGGGAATGCAGCGAAGTTTGTGGTGTTAGTACACCTCATGAGTCATGAGATACCGTAGTACaggttttaaaaattttataaaggAAACGGGACAAAAGCGAGAAAACGAAGGAATTTGGTCCCTAGCGTTTAGGATTTCGTTATGTCTCCAATTAGAGAAGCCACTGAGAGCACTTTGAATTCCGACCGCTAGGTTTGCTAGACCAAATCTTTGAAAGAAGACACAAATCTTCCCCCAGCGAATAAatcaagtgtttttttttataaactccaGCTTAACGACATCGACGCATGGTATATCTGCATATGATAGCACGAAGCAAAGCATCTGTATTTCAGATTAATAAGTGGAGAGGGAGGACGGATCAGGCACTTGAATAACCCAAAGCAAAATCAATCATGGATTATTCATCGCTCTCGTCACTACCCAACAGCAACATAGGTACTTGCCAAGTTGCAACGGACGGCACCAAAGTGCTGGCATTTCAGGCCTGCAAAATGATTTTATTTCTTCAGACAAAACGATTCTGAGGTCCGGAGGAGATCCCAAAGCTCCAGACAAGAACAACAACACGTCTCATTCTTTCCATACATAGCATCTCATTCTTGTGGATTGAACAACAGCACGTCTCATTCTTTCCATACATAGCATCTCAGTCTTGTGGATTCCAACTAAACAAATTAAGCTTGGCTCTTCTCGACCGCGTCGCCTATATTAACGCTTGGTCGATAGCTAGGTGGTCGTCGGACAGTTCAGAGAATTTCTGAAGAAGCACAGGTGAGAGAGGCAGAGCGATGAGAGGAAGCCAGAGCCACGAGCTGGAGACCGACGTCCCGGCGTCCGAGCTGTGGAAGATCTACGGCAcgctccgcgccgccgagctgctGCCCGAGCTGCTCCCCCACATCCTCGCCAAGGTCGAGCtcgtcaccggcgacggcggcgtcggcaccATCGTGCGACTGACTTTTCCTCCAGGTGAGACTGTAGGGTGTCTGCAGTTTAGGGCGGTGTGTCTGTGCCCTGTTGGGGTTAGCGGTGATCAACATATGTTGATAGAgtttgaaaatgttactatatttttctataaatttagttaaacttaaataattttaactaagaaaaaaaatcaaacgacttataatatgaaacgaagggagtagtttttCTCGGAGTATGAGTTTAGAGTCATTAGGTTGTGggtgtgtttttgtttttttaaatctgATTATAACCTTTCAGAGTTATAATCTTGTATTCTTTTTAGCTATATTGATATGTGACTCGCACCATCAGCTGGTATGTtcgttttttaagaaaaaaaagtcctGAATCTTGATTGCTGATGAGTATCCTTGCTTGTTCTGCCACTTGTTAGGAATTCCTGGATTGCAGAGCTACAAGGAGAAATTCATCAAAGTTGACAACAAGAATTACGTTAAGGAGGCAGAGGCGGTGGAAGGCGACATCCTGAAGCTGGGCTTCCTCTCGTACATGATCCGGTTCGAGATCATTCGGAAAGGGGCCAACACTTCGGTTATAAGATCGACTATCGAGTATGAGATCGGTGATGAGCATCCAGAGCTCCAAGCCATGGTTAGTACCGCATCATTGGCTGCGACCGCTGAAAAATTTGCAGAGTATATCAAGACGCAGAAAGTAGCTCAGGCCAACACCTGAGATTATCTCAAGCTAACAAATGTATCGAGAGTAATAAATGGACGCACAGTTTCGttgtcgcgcttgcttgtaaaACCATCGTGTGATACTGCGCAGTACGTGTGTTAATCATTATtccttttttatataattaaagTTTTATTAAGACTCAGTCAAACCAAGATACTACAATCTAACAGAGCTCACCGCTAATCTCTATATGAAATGCACACAATAAAAAAGAAACCATCTAAAATCCCATCCCAAGCACAAGAGTGTGATTGGAACAAAATTAGTGGCTATGGATAGCCCAAGTGTATAGTCACCAGGTAACTAAAGTAATAACCCGTAAAGGAGAAAACAccattttattataaaaataacccCATTTATGCTTACCCAATAGATCAACAAAGAGCTAATGCACCAATCAAAAACAATTTTCTCATGTTTTTTGGAGCATATAAAAGCCAACGCCCAAACATATGAGTAACATTTCGAGAAGGTTGTAAATTATAAGCCATATGAATAACAGATTACACCGAACGAGATAAGTGACATTGGAAGAACAAATGTTGGATGGTTTCGTCCTTATGACAAAAGCAACACTTCTTACTAACTTTTCTTTTTCGCTTAGCTAGGTTATCCTTGGTGAGAATTACATCTTGGCGTAAGTACCAAAGGAAAATCTTAGCTTTTAGCAATACTTTTATCTTCCAAATACGTCTATTGATATTCAGGATGCCCGTGTGAACAAGAACTAAGTAGTGAGATTTGATCGAGGAGACCCTATTGGAGTGAGGTTCCAGTGAATTTTATCTTGCTCCTGTATCGAAACCAAATCAGCTCTACGAGGCAATAAGTTATGTCATGCAGCTGATTGTGCTCCAATTAAATCCTGTCTCCATGAAAATTTTTGTGGGTTTGTTTGAAAGATATGTGGGATAATTGACTGTTTATGCCTAAATATATTATAGAGACCAGGATATTGATATCCAAATGAGGGATTACCTAACCACTTACCTTCCCAAAACCTTATTTGGGAGCCGTCCCTAATATGAAAGGAACCAAACATGATTTTCTTCGGtttccaaacatgatttttgcaaaaaTGTGAGTCCCCCGCTTTCCAATAAGCCTTAGCTAAGGTTATTATCTCGAATATTTATTATGTAGCATCTGCTACCACATTCCATCTAGGTGAGTAACTTGTATAACCACTTGCTAAGCAACATTATATTCTTTAGCTCGAGGTGTTGTTAATCATTGTTATCTCTTGTTTTTCAAAACATATTCTAAAAgggactaaggctgtgtttggcgGGGGATTTGCAATTATGACACTGCAAATATTAACCTTTACTATAATGACATTGGACCCATATTTCGTAGACATAGAtggacccatttgtcatccaCTCGGAGTGTCAAAACAACGAAGCCCTTATGTTTGCAGTCCCAATATTGCAATTTTCTCGTGTTTGGCAGCCAGTGTTTCCAACACCTCTCCCTTGTATTACGTactcacgcttttcaaactgctaaacagtgcgttttttacaaaaaagtttctatacgaaagttgcttaaaaaatcatattgatcctttttttaaaaaaaatagctaatactcaattaatcacgcgctaatggatcgctccgtttttcATGTGCACGAGATTTGTTCCCATCTCCTCCTGACGAACTCAGAGGGTTCATGAGGTCTTTACTCCATCGATCTCAAAACATCTCAGTATTTGATTAGGCACTACCTAATATTATAAATCTACATATAGACCTGTTCAGTGGTAGATTAGACCAACGGGTTACAGTCCTTGCACGTACGGCGTACCTTGAACATGGCAAGATAGAGTCTGATCGTTCACTCAAATCGTGAGCACAGGAGGCGATGAAAGGGAGCGTCTGCCACGAGCTGGAGACTGGGCTCCCCGCTGCCGAGGTGTGGGAGGTCTATGGCGGCTTCCTTGTTGCGCAGCTGCTCCCTCAGCTGGTTCCTGAAGTATTTTCCAAGGTTGAGCTCGTTGAGGGAGACGGTGGCGTTGGGTCTGTCCTGCATGTCGTCTTCGCTCCTGGTTAGAACCTGATCGAACCGAACACAAATACACCTCAGTTTAGCAaagtttttttaatcaaaatctgTTTGTTTCTTTTGGGCCTCTTGACTTTGTGTTTTTATTTTCATGTTCCTAACTTCTCTTCCTTGTTTCAACGGaatgttttttataaaatttttctacaggaaaaatatattaaaatccaTTTTAAGTTTTATTTTAGCTAGACgtgtaattaattatgtgctgaTTCATCATATCATTTTGCGTGCTGGGAGGTATGGCTCTCAAGTTTTGTTCGGCTGTTTGTATTGCTAGGGGCACATAGGGGAGAATTCATGAAAGAAAAGTTCATCAAGATTGACAATGAGAACTACATCAAGGAGGCAGAAGTAATAGAAGGTGGTTTTCTAGATCAAGGCTTTAAGAAATATGTCGTGCGAATAGAGATCATCGGAAAAACAGAAAACTCTTCTGTACTACGATCGACCATTAAATTCGAAGCTGAGGACGCAAGCAAGGCATCCTCTGTCAGCACCGGTGGTTTAGCTGCTACTGCTGAGGCCGTCACGAAGTATATGAGGGAACAGAGGAGCAGCGCCGAGCCTGAACAGGTTCCAAGGCAGACTTCAGATGAAGAGACCTTCTAGCCATTGTTACTGCAGAAGTTAAGATCAGGCCAACACCTGGGATCATCTCATGGCAAATGTATCGAGAATTCGAGAGTAATAAATGGACTCATAGTTTCGTCGTTGCGCTTGCTTCATTAAGTTTTCACCGAGAGCACACATCCAATGCATGTCTATGTCGTGCAATTGCAAAAAGAAATATCTACATACTACTATgacaaaaaaaagggggaaaatgtACTGTCTGCAAATTGGATCACTCAACGGTTTGCCTGAAAAGAGTACTCCGCAAATACTGAATTTTCTCATCTAACACCATTGTGAGAAAGGCCCAGGGTCTTCCTGGCTAGCCGGTCCGGGTTCGAGCCCCACTACCTCCTTAAttcaaaatcaatttaatcatttttttatttttatttttttcatctaaCACCATTGTCCCAGCCTCCCAGGCTGTGAAAATTCTTGCTTTGTTTGTATGTTGCAAAGACGAGGAATTGAGGAAACATTTAGAATTGCATGATAAGAAGAGGGCTACAGCCGTTCTTGTCAGCGTCAAAAAATTGTATTTGCTTGCGATCCTAGACTGTTCGATTATCGTTGAGCGGACCGGATTATAAGGGAATTTCTCGGTCGTtgcagcattttttttctctttctccgACGACTCAGCCTCCCAATGTTCATCCTTTCTTGACCAAGCGTTCGGTTACTAGTTCAAAAAAATAGCTGGGACCCCGCGAGCTTCGAATGTTCAGAATGCCGACCTGAAAGAACAAAAACACAAACTCCCCATTGAAGAGTAatctaggccctgtttagttccaaagttttttttaaacttccaactttccattacatcaaacctttcatataTACACAACATTTcaatcacatcgttccaattttaaccaaacttccaaacttcagtgtgaactaaacacagccctacgCACCTGATCTGATGACTGCTTCGTTTGCATCACCTGATGGTAGCGTTTCCCCGCATGTGTTGGCAATCAATCAATCTGCATTCTAGTACCAATAGCGTTTAATAAGTTTTGTCATTGCAGAGCCAGCAGATGAGCAGAAGGTAGGTTGACGGTTGACCATACTAGGATGTACTGTATACTTGAAGGGGATTGGTATGCGGCGAATCTTAAATGGTTAACCAACTTAATTTACAAATATTATAGTTCCAATAGGCTGACATATAAATTTTGAGTTCAAAATTGGAATCTTCAAGTTGAAAGTCTTAACTTTCATGACAATTTATAGTTAAAAAACTGAAATGAGATGCAAGTTTCAGTACTGAGGATTGGTCCCCAATATATGGAAGTTAGAGAACTTCTGTTCAGTGTTTCAGAATTCGAATAGGAATCGCAACCTTtttagatttattattatttttttaaaaaatagtttccttgatttttttttgatatcTGAAAATTCCACGGCACAATAAGGACGAACAGTCCACACATTTCCACGAAGGCCCAACCCAAACCGAAGCCTCTCCGAATCTGCTCATCACGCGGCCCGATACTCGTGCCCCTCGTGCCGGCCTCCACCGGACACCACCCCACCACCGCCTCACGCCTCGCCGCCAAAAtcacgccgcgtcgccgccgccgccgccgccgcaaagaCACCTTACAGAGCTATTAGTAGCTACTATTCCACGGCCGCGTACTCCGGTCCGActcgcgcgccgccgacgcATCCTCCCGTCCGGCCATCCCCCCACGCCCCGAAGCTGTTCTGCTCCGCCGCgatgcctcggaagtcgtccaGGGGGAAGGGAGGCCCAAGGCCCGGCCCGAAGCCCGCCTCTCAAAACCCTAACCCCGTCTCCGAGATCccccacgacggcggcggcggcgaggccgtcgacgccgccgccgaggccgtaGGGCGCCTCGACGTCTCCGCCTGCCCCACCGCCGAGGATGCTCCGGTGGAGCTTCCGCCGTCGTCTCAGCCGCCGCTGGAAGCTTCTTCATCTGGGAGGGATGAATTGGGTGGGAGCCTTGAGGAGGAGGCTGTAAGGAAGCTGCAGGAGCTGGTCGGGTttggtggggaggaggtggagctgaccgaggaggaggcggccgcaaATGATCAGAGGCAGGAGGATGAGGTGATGCGTTGTTTTCTCTCGCTTGAGTGTGTCATAGACTCGTAGCTGGTCTTGTCTGCAGATGGCTAAGCATAATTGAGTGGCTTCTGTGATTCTGTCATAGATGTGAAGACAGTAGGTGAAATTCTGGCCAACTGAGAGTCTGTTCTTAGGCACATAGCAAACTTTTTGTATGATGGAATTACCTGTGGACCTGAGGCAAAGCGAAGAGATGCCATATAGCTATGCCATGCCTGCATTTAGGCCAATGTTAGTAAAATTTTATGATCTGGTAAGGTTTACAATTTGCTAATCACATTGGAAAGAAAGGGAGAAAATACTATGCACGTTGAATGGCCTAGGTATAATATGGAGCCAAGCAGTTGAAAGGGAGTGTTTGTATGTACAATGTAGTGATTCTTGGTTTGCTGTCATCTACTTTTCTAGTTGAATGTGTGATCATTTACTTATTTTAGTCTGATACAATGTAAATTCTATGCTCAGATCTTTGCCTTGGAGGCCATTTTTGGAGACAATGTAGTCATTTTCAATAAGAAGGGAGGCCAACGGTCTTTCCAGGTATTTTCCTCATCTTCTATCTTGAGGTCATAGTATAACATTCAGGAGAGGGTTTCATCTGCTGATACGATTGCAGGTTCATGTTTATATTGAGATCCCAGATGGTATCGATGTATCGGCAAGGCTCGGTTATGGTTCTGGATCACTGAAATATGGAGCAGGCCATGATACTGATGCCTCTGATGATCTCGTGTACAAGTTTAGAGTTGAGCACTTGCCGCCAATCCTGCTAACGTGCCTTCTGCCTTCACCATACCCTAGTCATCAGCCTCCTCTTTTCACTATCTCAGCAGAGTGGATGAACAAAATGATGGTTTCATCACTATGCCAAATGCTGGACACAGTTTGGGAGGAGCAAAAGGGCGTGGAAGTAACATATCAGTGGGCACAATGGCTCCAAAGCTCTTCCCTATCTCACTTAGGGTTTGCTAGTGAGATAGTTTTAAGCAGTGATTCAGCGTATGATCATGAGTGTGGAGATAAGCGTGCTCTTTCACATAATGCTGCACCCGATGTTATAATTCCTAGGATGATGAGATGGAATGATGATAAGTGCCATGAAGCCTTTTTACGTGCTATCCATGACTGCATGATTTGTTTCAGCGAGTTTCCTGGTAACTTTTCCACCTTTCCATTTCTGCAGAACTATCCTAGTGTCATAGTCTCACTTGTTGCAGTTTTGAAGTATTGTGCTTGCAACAACAAATTACCATAGTTGATTTGTGTTGGTCTGTAGTCCTGGTACAGCTTGGAATTGTTCTAACTTTTCTGCCTTTTCATTACCATAGAACAATTGTAGTATTATAGTCTTTACCTGCTGTAGTTTTGAAAGTCTTGGGCTTACAATAACAAATTACCACAATAGGTTTATGTTAGCCTGTGGTCATGCTTGTACAACTTGGAACTATTTTGGGGTTAGATCTACCACAATGTGTGTTATTTAGCCCCCAAAACGCATAGATATTGTAACTTTGACACTGCTATATCGATACCATGTTAAGAGGTATTCATTTCATGTAACAATTTTTCTGCTCTTGTTTGTGAAGTGTCTTAAAGGTATATTCTTCGAAAGACTGTACTTGCATGTAAAAATTTAGAATCATGTGGCAGATCTTTATGATGGGAATCCAAGTATCCAACTCACTTGTTACATTTTGCTTAATCCTCATTATCTATATTACTATGTTTTCAGTCTAATTTGTTACATCATCAGGAACTGATTTCGTCAAACTTCCATGCCATCATTTCTTCTGCTTGAAATGCATGCAAACATATTGTAAAATGCATGTCAAGGAAGGAACTGTGGTGAAGTTGCTATGTCCTGATACAAAATGTGGAGTTGTTGTTCCTCCTAATATATTGAAAAGGCTTCTTGGGGAAGAAGAATTTGAACGTTGGGAAGGATTGCTACTTCGGAGAACTCTTGACTCCATGAGTGATGTAGTCTACTGTCCGAGATGTGAAACTGCTTGCTTGGAGGATGGAGATAATGAAGCTGTGTGTTCAAGTTGTTTATTCAGCTTCTGCACGCTTTGTAGAGACCGCCGTCATGTTGGGGACAAATGTATGTCGCCTGAAGAAAAACTACTTATTTTGGAGGTGGGAGAACTGCATTCCACATAAATTTAGCTTATATTGCATTTAGTTTAGTTATGAGACTTCTATTATCATGTTTAACAGATTTCCACAGCGGTAGAAACTAGAGATAGTAATCTGTTCCATTGAGAAATGATTTGCTATCCAATAGAAACCATAAAAAGTATTATAATATGGTTTGCTGTGTTATATAGATCTGAATTATCAATCCTTTCTAAACTATGATCTGACATTGATGTTCCACTTGTAGGCTTAATTTGGTATGCAGTTcttttatataaattataagttgcataaatagttttttttctatgatTATCAGAGTCCCTTCGGATTTATAAATTACCTATTATGAGTAATAGTAAACTTACCTTTTGTAAGTTGCGTAAACTGTTTTTTAAAATCTAATTTGGTATGCAGTTCGCTACACTTTATGGATTGGTATGTTGCGGGTTGCAATATCATAGGTGTACGTGttgtttctctctcatcttcagTGTGATTATGTTAGACAATTGCATTTAGATTGATTCTAGTGTGGTAACAATCAGGCTATAATTTATTCTTATTGCAAACCATGTCTCATTTGCTTctgttgtttgctttgtatttTTCTCTGCATAGTAACTTTCTTTATTTGACAGAAACGCCAAGAAGCAGGAAAATTACAGGGAGATCAGCATAAGTTTCTGGAGGAACTACGCAGCATCAAGGCAATTATGAAGGACTCAAAAATGTGCCCGCGGTGCAAGATGGCTATCCATAAGATAGAAGGATGCAATAAGATGTCATGTAGTAATTGTGGCCAGTACTTCTGCTACCAATGTAACAGTGCAATTGAAGGTTATGAACATTTCAGGTTAGTTTTCTTTTGGGGCAATATGCAATTTCTGCTCATTATCATACACAAACTTGACAAAGACCAATCATGTTGTTATGCCCAGGGGTTCATGTAAGCTTTTCCCTCAGGAAGAGCTTGATAGATGGAACATGCAAATGAATCCGAGGGTCCAGCGTCAAAATGTTGCACAAGTGCAAGCTGAAATGTTTCGGCAATTTGCTCATCCATGCCCTACTTGCCGGCAACCATGTCCGAAGGTAATATCaaccacctttttttttggtCAAAGGTGTCTTTTGCATTAACCTAACGAAAAGTGTTACCCCGTACTTTCTTTTCATGGTCGCGGGGCTTTAATATGTAGAATAACAGCACGTGTAAACATATAATTTTTAGATAAAGATTGTTTTATTGGGGGGTGGGATGGGGGTTGGGGTTGAAAACAACCTTTGCCCACCTTAACATTACTAAATCAGCCCCTGTTATCATGCATTTTGGTTCTTGCTTTGAGCTATAGGGTAGGGCTGACCCCAACCCTGCATGCTTCTAGAGAATGTCCTAGCGTCTTTAAACCGCATTgctaattttcttttctaataCACTATACCTTTGCCCTAGCTCCTAATTTTGCATTTGTTTCGGTAACTTGATCAGATGGGAAACAACAACCACGTCTTCTGTTGGGCATGCCAGAAGCACTTCTGTGCACTGTGCCGGAAAACTGTCCACAAGACCTCACAGCATTTTGGTCCAAAAGGATGCAAACAGCATACTGCAGATCCCTGAGAGTTCTTCTCGTATTACGCATCACCAAAAATACCTCGACGACAATGCTATTTCCAGAGGTTCTGTGCGCGTATGCGAATACATATACTCCTTGCACCAGGGTGTATTTTCTT
This window of the Oryza sativa Japonica Group chromosome 4, ASM3414082v1 genome carries:
- the LOC4336836 gene encoding norbelladine synthase encodes the protein MKGSVCHELETGLPAAEVWEVYGGFLVAQLLPQLVPEVFSKVELVEGDGGVGSVLHVVFAPGAHRGEFMKEKFIKIDNENYIKEAEVIEGGFLDQGFKKYVVRIEIIGKTENSSVLRSTIKFEAEDASKASSVSTGGLAATAEAVTKYMREQRSSAEPEQVPRQTSDEETF
- the LOC4336837 gene encoding uncharacterized protein, which encodes MPRKSSRGKGGPRPGPKPASQNPNPVSEIPHDGGGGEAVDAAAEAVGRLDVSACPTAEDAPVELPPSSQPPLEASSSGRDELGGSLEEEAVRKLQELVGFGGEEVELTEEEAAANDQRQEDEIFALEAIFGDNVVIFNKKGGQRSFQVHVYIEIPDGIDVSARLGYGSGSLKYGAGHDTDASDDLVYKFRVEHLPPILLTCLLPSPYPSHQPPLFTISAEWMNKMMVSSLCQMLDTVWEEQKGVEVTYQWAQWLQSSSLSHLGFASEIVLSSDSAYDHECGDKRALSHNAAPDVIIPRMMRWNDDKCHEAFLRAIHDCMICFSEFPGTDFVKLPCHHFFCLKCMQTYCKMHVKEGTVVKLLCPDTKCGVVVPPNILKRLLGEEEFERWEGLLLRRTLDSMSDVVYCPRCETACLEDGDNEAVCSSCLFSFCTLCRDRRHVGDKCMSPEEKLLILEKRQEAGKLQGDQHKFLEELRSIKAIMKDSKMCPRCKMAIHKIEGCNKMSCSNCGQYFCYQCNSAIEGYEHFRGSCKLFPQEELDRWNMQMNPRVQRQNVAQVQAEMFRQFAHPCPTCRQPCPKMGNNNHVFCWACQKHFCALCRKTVHKTSQHFGPKGCKQHTADP
- the LOC4336835 gene encoding norbelladine synthase, whose product is MRGSQSHELETDVPASELWKIYGTLRAAELLPELLPHILAKVELVTGDGGVGTIVRLTFPPGIPGLQSYKEKFIKVDNKNYVKEAEAVEGDILKLGFLSYMIRFEIIRKGANTSVIRSTIEYEIGDEHPELQAMVSTASLAATAEKFAEYIKTQKVAQANT